From Gemmatimonadaceae bacterium, the proteins below share one genomic window:
- a CDS encoding type II secretion system protein: protein MSRRGFTLVEVVVALSILTVVMLALITLTLRTMHTSIIFDREQAALQLVTDRTDQILFDPRYDVLDSIYVGTENNFPTLDGLSRVTTFRHVVDSINDYKKFTVTVSGSGMANPIARTITVAAP, encoded by the coding sequence ATGTCTCGTCGCGGCTTCACCCTCGTCGAGGTCGTGGTGGCCCTGAGCATCCTCACCGTGGTGATGCTCGCGCTGATCACACTCACCCTGCGCACGATGCATACCTCGATCATCTTCGACCGGGAGCAGGCGGCGCTGCAGCTGGTGACGGACCGGACCGACCAGATCCTGTTCGATCCGCGCTATGACGTGCTGGACTCCATCTATGTCGGGACGGAAAACAACTTCCCGACGCTGGACGGCCTCTCGCGCGTCACGACGTTCCGGCACGTCGTCGACTCCATCAACGACTACAAGAAGTTCACCGTGACCGTGTCGGGTTCGGGAATGGCGAATCCCATCGCCCGCACCATTACCGTGGCGGCCCCATGA
- a CDS encoding prepilin-type N-terminal cleavage/methylation domain-containing protein, whose amino-acid sequence MTTAPRLRARPGLTLVELTVSLLIFSLVMAGALSMLKSESRRFQLGGERSAIYQNGRFALNELEKDLRTSGAGAPDIQPQMVYLSDSVLVFNANYWTNTAGDVEAVYYSADAPDSAVAAMRTNSKITIPYTAIQYPDTNYLVAGLNSSAETMTFYFRADSSTARTDDYILWRRINNLTPEVVSSNILRSSNEPFFRYFRLFATSSAQWIDTVPRNQLPMRHQRPIHLANNDTGTLARIDSIRGIRVSFTVTNGRVGDAAGEQTRALTRLIRLPNVGLTNTKTCGDEPLFTSNVTGVAGVMPDSVTRFVRINFLRSVDELTGEKDVERYVIWRRGLLATDWGDPLVTIPGGDSLYTYIDQTVEAGQSYRYAVSAQDCTPSLSSQRTSSIILVL is encoded by the coding sequence ATGACCACCGCTCCGCGACTTCGGGCGCGGCCCGGCCTGACCTTGGTCGAGCTCACCGTCTCCCTGCTGATCTTCTCGCTGGTGATGGCCGGCGCGCTGTCGATGCTCAAGAGCGAGAGCCGCCGCTTCCAGTTGGGCGGCGAGCGCTCCGCCATCTACCAGAACGGCCGCTTCGCGCTCAACGAACTCGAGAAGGACCTCCGGACCTCCGGCGCGGGCGCGCCGGACATCCAGCCGCAGATGGTCTATCTCTCCGACTCGGTGTTGGTGTTCAACGCCAACTACTGGACGAACACGGCGGGCGACGTCGAGGCCGTGTACTACTCGGCCGATGCGCCGGACAGCGCCGTCGCGGCAATGCGCACCAACAGCAAGATCACGATTCCATACACGGCCATCCAGTACCCGGACACGAACTACCTCGTCGCGGGACTGAACTCCTCGGCCGAGACGATGACGTTCTACTTCCGGGCAGACTCCTCGACGGCCCGTACGGACGACTACATCCTGTGGCGGCGCATCAATAACCTCACGCCCGAGGTTGTGTCGTCGAACATCCTGCGGAGCTCGAACGAGCCGTTCTTCCGCTACTTCCGACTGTTTGCGACCTCGTCCGCGCAGTGGATCGACACAGTGCCGCGCAACCAGCTGCCGATGCGCCACCAGCGGCCGATCCATCTGGCCAACAACGACACGGGGACGCTTGCCCGGATCGACAGCATCCGCGGCATCCGCGTCAGCTTCACGGTTACCAACGGTCGCGTGGGTGATGCGGCCGGCGAGCAGACGCGCGCCCTCACGCGCCTCATCCGCCTGCCAAACGTCGGCCTGACGAACACCAAGACCTGCGGCGACGAGCCGCTGTTCACCAGCAACGTCACGGGTGTCGCCGGCGTCATGCCGGACAGCGTGACCCGCTTCGTCCGGATCAACTTCCTCCGCTCCGTGGACGAGTTGACGGGCGAGAAGGACGTGGAGCGCTACGTCATCTGGCGCCGCGGCCTGCTCGCCACCGACTGGGGCGACCCGCTCGTCACGATCCCGGGTGGCGACTCGCTGTACACCTACATCGACCAGACCGTCGAGGCCGGGCAGTCGTACCGCTACGCCGTCTCCGCCCAGGACTGCACGCCTTCCCTGTCCTCGCAACGCACCTCTTCCATCATCCTCGTCCTATGA
- a CDS encoding bifunctional oligoribonuclease/PAP phosphatase NrnA, translating into MSELLQVPPPRRAAIRKIVAELRPGMTVALSTHINADGDGCGSQTALARLLGQLGVRAYVVNPTPWPELFRWLLGDDVEDRSLDGAAALADADRLIVLDISDLGRLGNLADAVRAMPQDALVIDHHLPGEEPPGRILLSDTAACATAELVYDFAKEQQLQISPSIAKSLYTSLVTDTGGFRFANTSPRALAIAADLLAVGVDPEEMYKRIYGSVPVGRLYLLRDALDSLQVDLEYGLAWVSLVAGALEKHGVNSEDLDGVAEYPRSIAGVRLALLFRDLGHGKVKVSFRSVAGVDVNALARQFGGGGHARASGALIAGSLEAVRDRILEASRLAMRPRGEGELS; encoded by the coding sequence GTGAGTGAGTTGCTGCAGGTGCCGCCGCCGCGGCGCGCGGCCATTCGGAAGATCGTGGCCGAGCTCCGGCCCGGGATGACCGTTGCGCTGAGCACGCACATCAATGCCGATGGGGATGGCTGTGGCTCGCAGACCGCGTTGGCTCGGCTGCTCGGCCAGCTGGGCGTACGCGCCTACGTGGTGAACCCGACGCCGTGGCCCGAGCTGTTTCGCTGGTTGCTGGGCGATGACGTCGAGGACCGTTCGCTGGACGGCGCGGCGGCGCTGGCCGACGCAGATCGGCTCATCGTGCTCGATATCAGCGACCTCGGGCGCCTGGGCAACCTCGCGGACGCGGTGCGGGCGATGCCGCAGGACGCGCTGGTCATCGACCACCACCTGCCGGGCGAGGAACCGCCGGGTCGAATCCTGCTCAGCGACACCGCGGCCTGTGCGACGGCGGAGTTGGTCTATGACTTCGCGAAGGAGCAGCAGCTGCAGATTTCGCCCTCCATCGCGAAGTCGCTGTACACGTCGCTGGTGACGGACACGGGGGGCTTCCGCTTCGCCAACACGTCGCCGCGGGCGCTGGCCATCGCCGCTGACCTGCTGGCTGTCGGCGTGGACCCCGAGGAGATGTACAAGCGCATCTATGGCAGTGTGCCGGTGGGCCGCCTCTACTTGCTGCGCGATGCCCTCGATTCGCTGCAGGTGGACCTAGAGTACGGACTCGCGTGGGTGAGCCTCGTCGCCGGTGCGCTGGAAAAGCACGGCGTGAACAGCGAGGACCTCGATGGCGTGGCCGAGTATCCGCGAAGCATTGCTGGCGTGCGGCTGGCGCTGCTGTTCCGGGACCTCGGCCACGGGAAGGTGAAGGTGTCCTTCCGGAGCGTCGCCGGCGTGGACGTCAACGCGCTGGCCCGACAGTTCGGCGGCGGTGGGCACGCACGGGCTTCCGGTGCCCTGATAGCCGGAAGCCTCGAGGCGGTCCGTGACCGGATCCTCGAGGCTTCGCGACTTGCAATGCGCCCTCGGGGCGAGGGCGAACTCAGCTAG